In Paenibacillus sp. 1781tsa1, one DNA window encodes the following:
- a CDS encoding MFS transporter gives MKSEIRGDSYRAVLRLPSFVVLLVGRLISGAGQILFSMATMWYILQLTESALAAALIPMLPYLIYAFLGIPLATISDRLPKKQLLIWTDILRAGIACLLALLFMTDSMLPWHIYAANLLIAILGFLFNPATQTVIPAILPEPTKQLAPANALLNSSSKTIELLGYAMGGILIALISVQSILFIYAVTFLLSAISIFFIRIPVTKVVKQKGVSGFVKDSMQGITFLFSRKILACCIIFGAIINFAGAPLHIFTPIFANMVLQAGPQGYGLLQSAFAAGSIAGSLLSGKYAKRLSLAHWFLISYLISGTSLLLMPMFPNLYIAIACSFLLMMGLALVNVPLVTSILLSTPEEKRGRVMNSMGVLMSGISNPLGLLLGGWFIETYNPSWVYMGIGTFVICMGMASLFVRPFREERSKRTRQQTTSV, from the coding sequence ATGAAAAGTGAGATTCGCGGCGACAGCTATCGAGCGGTTTTGCGCCTTCCTTCTTTTGTTGTGCTACTTGTTGGCAGATTGATTTCCGGGGCAGGTCAGATTTTATTTTCTATGGCAACGATGTGGTATATCCTCCAATTAACGGAGTCGGCACTCGCTGCTGCACTGATTCCGATGCTGCCTTATCTGATCTATGCATTTCTAGGCATTCCCCTGGCTACGATCAGTGATCGCCTGCCGAAGAAACAACTTTTGATCTGGACAGATATACTGCGCGCAGGTATAGCCTGTCTTCTGGCACTTTTGTTCATGACAGATTCCATGCTTCCTTGGCATATTTACGCAGCCAATCTGCTCATTGCAATTCTTGGTTTTTTGTTCAATCCGGCTACCCAGACAGTCATCCCCGCAATTTTGCCAGAACCTACAAAACAATTAGCTCCAGCCAATGCATTACTGAACTCTTCCTCCAAAACGATTGAATTGCTTGGATACGCCATGGGGGGGATATTGATTGCGCTCATCTCCGTTCAGTCCATCTTGTTCATCTATGCAGTTACGTTTCTGTTATCCGCCATATCCATTTTCTTTATCCGCATCCCTGTAACCAAAGTCGTGAAACAAAAAGGAGTCTCTGGTTTTGTCAAAGATAGCATGCAGGGAATTACATTCCTGTTTTCCCGTAAAATTTTGGCCTGCTGCATTATCTTTGGAGCCATTATCAATTTTGCAGGTGCGCCATTGCATATTTTCACGCCGATTTTTGCCAATATGGTGCTGCAAGCCGGACCGCAAGGCTACGGTCTTCTTCAGTCAGCCTTTGCCGCTGGCAGTATTGCAGGCTCTCTGCTCAGTGGCAAATATGCCAAACGACTCTCGCTCGCTCACTGGTTTTTGATTAGTTATCTCATCTCAGGCACAAGTTTGCTGCTCATGCCGATGTTTCCTAACCTGTATATCGCTATTGCGTGTTCATTTTTGTTGATGATGGGACTTGCTCTTGTGAATGTACCCTTGGTTACTTCCATTCTTTTATCCACACCTGAAGAAAAAAGAGGACGTGTCATGAACAGCATGGGTGTCTTGATGAGTGGCATTAGTAACCCGCTTGGTCTGTTACTGGGAGGGTGGTTCATCGAAACGTACAACCCTTCATGGGTGTACATGGGGATTGGTACATTTGTTATTTGTATGGGCATGGCAAGCCTGTTTGTCCGACCTTTCCGTGAAGAACGGAGCAAGCGTACGAGACAACAAACGACCTCTGTGTAA